One segment of Acropora muricata isolate sample 2 chromosome 8, ASM3666990v1, whole genome shotgun sequence DNA contains the following:
- the LOC136925093 gene encoding calcineurin subunit B-like, which produces MGAAASVTSEDELRQLEANSHFTAKEIPKLLKRFVCDDPEGRNGGISLKQFLNIPEISTNPIMPKVASYYLEKRTNKLTYSAFVTMMSRLSSRNPLDDKKQFAFQVLDRDNDGCLSYHELFSLFRIVTGPTLKDDQVLAALTSILSRSELQQASKVTFEEFTQIVSDEEIEELFTVELQLP; this is translated from the exons ATG GGCGCTGCAGCATCTGTCACATCCGAGGATGAACTGAGACAATTGGAAGCTAATTCACACT TTACTGCAAAAGAGATACCCAAGCTTTTGAAAAGGTTTGTGTGTGATGATCCTGAGGGCAGAAATGGAGGAATATCATTGAAGCAGTTCCTCAACATACCAGAGATATCTACCAACCCAATCATGCCCAAAGTAGCTTCGTATTAccttgagaaaaggacaaacaAGTTAACCTACTCTGCTTTTGTAACCATGATGTCAAGACTGAGTTCTCGTAACCCACTTGATGACAAAAAGCAGT ttgcttttcaagtactGGATAGGGATAATGATGGGTGCTTGTCATATCATGAACTGTTCAGTTTGTTCCGAATCGTCACTGGACCAACTTTAAAGGATGATCAAGTTTTGGCAGCATTAACAAGCATCTTAAGCAGGAGTGAATTGCAACAAGCATCAAAAGTGACATTTGAAGAATTTACTCAG atCGTCTCGGATGAAGAAATAGAAGAGCTTTTCACTGTGGAATTGCAGCTTCCATAA
- the LOC136925091 gene encoding palmitoyl-protein thioesterase ABHD10, mitochondrial-like, producing the protein MRPVRNLVFPRTTVKGVKRMSSFAESKVQYISSTSGEPIAFQHTFGKLPGVIFLPGLMSTMSGTKATALEKYCEEIGHSYIRFDYRGHGMSGGKSHECTVGMRKEDVLTILDNVGEGPRILVGSSLGGWVMLLVAMERPDQIKGLIGVATAVEYLTRRYDQLPDSSKRQVESTGKWVIPSEYSPNEPYILDFHVIQEARKHILPEGDMYPIHCPVRLLHGKEDRDVPYQVSMDLVGQIASEDVRLTLFHNGDHRLSDENKIEFLTETLGNLIDQVMS; encoded by the exons ATGAGGCCCGTTAGGAATTTAGTTTTTCCTCGAACAACTGTTAAAGGTGTGAAGAGAATGAGTTCATTTGCGGAGTCGAAAGTTCAGTATATATCATCGACCTCTGGAGAACCTATAGCCTTTCAACATACGTTTGGAAAATTACCCGGAGTGATATTTTTGCCCGGGCTAATGTCGACCATGTCTGGAACGAAAGCCACGGCTCTCGAAAAGTACTGCGAAGAAATTGGTCATTCTTATATCAGGTTTGATTACAGGGGACATGGCATGTCTGGTGGGAAAAGCCATGAATGTACAGTCGGGATGAGGAAAGAGGATGTGTTGACCATTCTTGATAATGTAGGCGAAG GTCCTCGAATTCTTGTTGGCTCAAGCCTGGGTGGATGGGTCATGTTGCTGGTTGCCATGGAGAGACCTGATCAAATCAAAGGTCTTATAGGAGTGGCCACTGCTGTGGAATATTTAACTCGGCGGTACGATCAACTTCCTGATAGTTCCAAAAGGCAAGTGGAATCCACTGGAAAATGGGTAATACCTTCGGAGTACAGCCCAAATGAACCTTATATTTTGGATTTTCATGTGATACAAGAAGCGCGCAAACACATTTTACCAGAGGGTGATATGTACCCAATCCATTGCCCTGTTCGTCTTCTCCATGGAAAGGAAGACAGAGATGTACCATACCAGGTTTCAATGGATTTGGTTGGGCAAATTGCAAGCGAAGACGTCCGCTTGAcactctttcataatggcgatcacaGACTTTCAGATGAGAATAAGATTGAATTTTTAACCGAAACACTTGGAAATTTGATTGACCAGGTTATGTCATGA